One stretch of Acuticoccus sediminis DNA includes these proteins:
- a CDS encoding NAD-dependent epimerase/dehydratase family protein: MRVLVTGSTGHLGEALMRMLPEAGHDPIGLDIKPGPYTEIVGSVADPEVAYTATLGIDAVLHTATLHKPHVVTHTKAAFVETNVSGTLALLEAAAQHRIRRFVFTSTTSAFGSALNPAPGEPAAWIDESVVPVPKNIYGVTKTAAEDLCALFAREKGMDVIVLRTSRFFPEEDDNASVRARWSEANVKANEFLYRRVDIEDAATAHIAALTAGSGFARYIISAPTPFSPADTLALRKDPRGVVARLYPQFERIYADAGWQMLDEFDRVYVSRKAMDELGWRPRWDFAAILAQIAEGEPIGSALARTIGRKGYHDVTFADGPFPT; encoded by the coding sequence ATGCGCGTCCTCGTCACTGGCAGCACCGGCCACCTTGGCGAAGCGCTGATGCGCATGCTGCCGGAGGCGGGCCACGACCCGATCGGTCTCGACATCAAGCCGGGGCCGTACACCGAGATCGTCGGGTCCGTCGCGGACCCGGAGGTCGCCTATACGGCGACGCTCGGCATCGACGCGGTGCTGCACACGGCGACGCTCCACAAGCCGCACGTGGTGACGCACACGAAGGCGGCCTTCGTCGAGACCAACGTGTCGGGGACGCTGGCCCTGCTGGAGGCGGCGGCGCAGCACCGGATCCGGCGGTTCGTCTTCACCAGCACGACGAGCGCCTTCGGCTCGGCGCTGAACCCGGCGCCGGGCGAGCCGGCCGCCTGGATCGACGAGAGCGTCGTGCCGGTCCCGAAGAACATCTACGGCGTCACCAAGACGGCCGCCGAGGATCTCTGCGCGCTCTTCGCGCGGGAGAAGGGGATGGACGTCATCGTCCTGCGCACCTCGCGCTTCTTCCCCGAGGAGGACGACAACGCCTCGGTCCGGGCGCGCTGGAGCGAGGCCAACGTCAAGGCCAACGAGTTCCTCTACCGCCGCGTCGACATCGAGGACGCCGCGACGGCGCACATCGCGGCGCTCACGGCGGGGAGCGGGTTCGCCCGCTACATCATCAGCGCGCCGACGCCGTTCTCCCCGGCCGACACGCTGGCGCTCCGCAAGGACCCGCGCGGCGTGGTGGCCCGCCTCTACCCGCAGTTCGAGCGCATCTACGCGGACGCCGGCTGGCAGATGCTGGACGAGTTCGACCGCGTCTACGTCAGCCGCAAGGCGATGGACGAGCTCGGCTGGCGTCCCCGCTGGGACTTCGCCGCGATCCTCGCGCAGATCGCCGAGGGCGAGCCCATCGGCAGCGCGCTGGCGCGGACGATCGGGCGCAAGGGCTACCACGACGTGACCTTTGCGGACGGTCCCTTTCCCACCTGA
- the trxB gene encoding thioredoxin-disulfide reductase translates to MSDSENNIVRTKLLIIGSGPAGYTAAIYAARAMLEPVLVAGIQPGGQMTITTDVENYPGFADVIQGPWLMEQMREQAEHVGTKMLYDHLTAADLSQRPFRFEGDSGTSYVADAVILATGAQAKWLGLPSEEQFKGYGVSACATCDGFFYRGKKVLVVGGGNTAVEEALYLTHHADKVTLVHRRDSLRAEKILQDRLFAHPKIDVIWNAEIAEVEGAHDPLGVTGATLRDTVTGEERKVEVDGVFVAIGHAPQTELIKDQLRLRSSGYVWTAPDSTATSVDGVFAAGDVTDEIFRQAVTAAGMGCMAALEAERWLAANPARQNETLAA, encoded by the coding sequence ATGAGTGATTCCGAGAACAACATCGTCAGGACCAAACTGCTGATCATCGGCTCGGGCCCCGCGGGGTACACGGCGGCGATCTATGCTGCGCGGGCCATGCTCGAACCGGTACTGGTCGCGGGCATCCAGCCCGGCGGGCAGATGACGATCACCACGGATGTCGAGAACTATCCCGGCTTCGCCGACGTCATCCAGGGTCCCTGGCTGATGGAGCAGATGCGCGAGCAGGCCGAGCACGTCGGCACGAAGATGCTCTACGACCATTTGACGGCGGCCGACCTCAGCCAGCGCCCCTTCCGGTTCGAGGGCGACAGCGGTACGAGCTACGTCGCCGACGCCGTGATCCTCGCGACCGGCGCCCAGGCCAAGTGGCTCGGGCTGCCGTCGGAGGAGCAGTTCAAGGGCTACGGCGTGTCCGCGTGCGCCACATGCGACGGGTTCTTCTACCGCGGCAAGAAGGTCCTCGTGGTCGGTGGCGGCAACACCGCCGTTGAGGAGGCCCTCTACCTGACCCATCACGCCGACAAGGTGACGCTCGTTCATCGCAGGGACAGTCTGCGTGCCGAAAAGATCCTCCAGGATCGCCTGTTCGCGCATCCGAAGATCGACGTGATCTGGAACGCCGAGATCGCCGAGGTCGAGGGTGCGCACGATCCTCTCGGCGTCACCGGCGCCACGCTGCGGGACACGGTGACGGGCGAGGAGCGCAAGGTCGAGGTGGACGGCGTCTTCGTCGCCATCGGCCACGCCCCGCAGACGGAGCTGATCAAGGACCAGCTTCGGCTCCGCTCGTCCGGGTATGTCTGGACCGCGCCCGACTCCACCGCGACGTCGGTCGACGGTGTCTTCGCGGCGGGCGACGTGACGGACGAGATCTTCCGTCAGGCCGTTACGGCGGCTGGCATGGGTTGCATGGCGGCGTTGGAGGCCGAGCGCTGGCTCGCCGCCAACCCGGCACGGCAGAACGAAACACTCGCGGCCTGA
- a CDS encoding phasin: MSIEDNIPTPDTVVNQAFKAADKATDQFASALPGYDTPKLVREMAEQGISTARQVYENARNAAEEATDMMEDTYETARKSFTELNLKLIDQAQANTDRVFAFAKEVAGAKTVSEAVELQTKFAREQFEAFASQAREMQETAQKLASETSGPMKEAWERATHKFNA, translated from the coding sequence ATGTCGATCGAAGATAACATTCCGACCCCGGACACCGTCGTGAACCAGGCATTCAAGGCTGCCGATAAGGCGACCGACCAGTTCGCGTCCGCCCTTCCGGGGTACGATACCCCCAAGCTGGTCCGTGAGATGGCCGAACAAGGCATCTCCACGGCCCGTCAAGTTTACGAAAATGCCCGCAACGCCGCAGAGGAGGCGACTGACATGATGGAAGATACCTACGAGACCGCTCGGAAGTCGTTCACCGAGCTGAACCTGAAGCTGATCGATCAGGCCCAGGCCAACACCGATCGCGTCTTCGCCTTTGCGAAGGAAGTTGCCGGCGCGAAGACCGTTTCGGAGGCCGTCGAGCTGCAGACCAAGTTCGCGCGTGAGCAGTTCGAGGCTTTCGCCTCTCAGGCCCGTGAGATGCAGGAGACCGCGCAGAAGCTGGCCTCCGAGACCTCCGGCCCGATGAAAGAGGCCTGGGAGCGCGCGACTCACAAGTTCAACGCGTAA
- a CDS encoding Lrp/AsnC family transcriptional regulator, translating to MKVRLDSVDWKILAALQSNGRMTNVELARRAGISAPPCLRRVRALEQNGIITGYRTLIDEKELGYDLTAFAFVGLKNQTEAELVKFEEQLRAWPIVRDAWMVSGEVDFVLFCITETLRSFQNFIIETLTSADNVESVRTSLTIRQSKSEPRVPMPEQELRDPVTV from the coding sequence ATGAAAGTCCGCCTCGACTCCGTAGATTGGAAGATCCTTGCTGCGTTGCAGAGCAACGGGCGCATGACCAACGTGGAACTGGCGCGGCGCGCCGGGATCTCCGCGCCACCGTGTCTGCGCCGCGTCCGTGCCCTGGAGCAGAACGGTATCATCACGGGATACCGCACGCTGATCGACGAAAAGGAGCTCGGGTACGACCTGACCGCCTTCGCGTTCGTCGGCCTCAAGAACCAGACCGAAGCCGAGCTCGTGAAGTTCGAGGAACAGCTTCGCGCCTGGCCCATCGTTCGCGATGCCTGGATGGTGTCCGGTGAGGTCGATTTCGTCCTCTTCTGCATCACCGAGACGCTGCGTTCGTTCCAGAACTTCATCATCGAGACGCTGACGTCCGCGGACAATGTGGAGAGTGTGCGCACGTCGCTGACGATCCGTCAGTCCAAGTCCGAGCCGCGGGTGCCGATGCCCGAGCAGGAACTGCGCGACCCCGTCACCGTCTGA
- a CDS encoding alpha-hydroxy acid oxidase, translating into MAPTLTIADLRERHRRFTPRMFYDYADSGSYTEGTYRDNEAAFAAIKLRQRVARNIDKRNLSAKVLGETRSLPLYLAPVGMTGMQHPDGEILAARAAEKFGVPFTLSTMSICSIEDVAAATTKPFWFQLYVMRDRGFAADLIERAKAAGCSALVLTLDLQILGQRHKDLRNGLSAPPKMTPKVIAQLASKPAWCMKMLGCKHRQFGNIVGHVKGVTDMGSLSDWTASQFDPTLDWSSVEWVKERWGGPLILKGVGDPDDARIAVGTGADAITVSNHGGRQLDGAPASIDMLPPILDAVGGQIEIHMDGGIRSGQDILKAMALGADATSIGRAFIHGLGAGGEAGVTRALEILAKELDITMALCGETDINAVGHHNIWGGVPRAIPVMPEPQKDGLVAVGA; encoded by the coding sequence GTGGCACCCACTCTCACGATCGCGGACCTGCGCGAGCGACACCGGCGTTTCACGCCCAGGATGTTCTACGATTACGCCGATTCCGGGTCGTACACAGAGGGCACCTACCGCGACAACGAGGCCGCCTTCGCCGCCATCAAGCTGCGCCAGCGCGTCGCCCGCAACATCGACAAGCGCAACCTCTCGGCCAAGGTCCTCGGCGAGACGCGCTCGCTGCCGCTGTACCTCGCCCCCGTCGGCATGACCGGCATGCAGCACCCCGACGGCGAGATCCTCGCCGCCCGCGCCGCCGAGAAGTTCGGCGTGCCGTTCACGCTGTCCACCATGTCGATCTGCTCGATCGAGGACGTCGCGGCAGCAACCACCAAGCCCTTCTGGTTCCAGCTCTACGTCATGCGCGACCGCGGCTTCGCGGCCGACCTCATCGAGCGCGCGAAGGCCGCCGGCTGCTCGGCGCTGGTGCTGACGCTCGATCTCCAGATCCTCGGCCAGCGCCACAAGGACCTCCGCAACGGCCTCTCCGCCCCGCCGAAAATGACGCCGAAGGTGATCGCCCAGCTCGCCTCCAAGCCCGCCTGGTGCATGAAGATGCTCGGCTGCAAGCACCGGCAGTTCGGCAACATCGTCGGCCACGTCAAGGGCGTGACGGACATGGGCTCGCTGTCCGACTGGACCGCCTCCCAGTTCGACCCGACGCTCGACTGGTCGAGCGTCGAATGGGTGAAGGAGCGCTGGGGCGGCCCGTTGATCCTCAAGGGGGTCGGCGATCCGGACGACGCCAGGATCGCCGTCGGCACCGGTGCGGACGCGATTACCGTTTCCAACCACGGCGGCCGCCAGCTCGACGGCGCGCCGGCGTCCATCGACATGCTGCCGCCGATCCTCGACGCCGTCGGCGGCCAGATCGAGATCCACATGGACGGCGGCATCCGCTCCGGCCAGGACATCCTGAAGGCGATGGCGCTCGGCGCGGACGCGACCTCCATCGGCCGCGCCTTCATCCACGGCCTCGGCGCGGGCGGCGAGGCGGGTGTCACGCGCGCGCTCGAGATCCTCGCCAAGGAGCTCGACATCACCATGGCGCTCTGCGGCGAGACGGACATCAACGCCGTCGGCCACCACAACATCTGGGGCGGCGTGCCGCGCGCCATCCCGGTGATGCCCGAGCCGCAGAAAGACGGCCTCGTCGCGGTCGGCGCCTGA
- a CDS encoding PAS domain-containing protein, whose protein sequence is MEADAPIDIGRLSRPEADAFRYIAKALGAQFAGDLPDDLDPDPLSRFAGEVFTTRWDKPKGSMHDVAPVDEKACALLERLPIACVVIVNDDIAFINRAAVMLFGYSSANILEAAGGTGALFASGRREQPGIMTMRTAEGQTFGARVTMATIEWGGEKAMLLTALPSEAPSGDAREGKAEEPSIDPLLAVMDANPDPIAIVSRGGHVELYNRAFEALRPGRKPVRLEELLDAGDLRHVFDVMNLSFLLAEGPARSPKPVTAGQDQYALSVGALREQQLACLVFHKVPPAQAAADEADAPEPEPETLAIEPPAAVEARVVALDQTGARSDDVEVVEVPRVIEAEPVIEAVAVETPVGETAEDEEAAALPGTPLMRAVRDVRRLVHDAAVLLVSDRDELAEEPASRAGDEEVDLLRLVLLTIATRGEPRAVLTVRRDGASIVVDVPGAPERALERVSGSDRIATLAGVAHRTVTVDLAGSVTIAPAEDVADTDVEEN, encoded by the coding sequence ATGGAGGCGGACGCTCCGATCGATATCGGCCGATTGTCACGGCCCGAAGCCGACGCGTTCCGCTACATTGCAAAGGCGCTCGGCGCGCAGTTTGCCGGTGACCTGCCCGATGATCTCGACCCCGACCCCCTCTCCCGCTTCGCCGGCGAAGTGTTCACCACGCGGTGGGACAAGCCGAAGGGTTCGATGCACGACGTAGCCCCGGTCGACGAGAAGGCGTGCGCCCTGCTGGAGCGCCTGCCGATCGCCTGCGTGGTGATCGTCAACGACGACATCGCCTTCATCAACCGCGCGGCCGTGATGCTGTTCGGCTATTCGTCGGCGAACATCCTCGAGGCCGCCGGCGGCACGGGGGCGCTGTTCGCCAGCGGCCGCCGCGAGCAGCCCGGCATCATGACCATGCGCACCGCCGAGGGGCAGACCTTCGGCGCCCGGGTCACGATGGCGACGATCGAGTGGGGCGGCGAGAAGGCGATGCTGCTGACCGCCCTGCCCTCGGAGGCGCCGTCCGGCGACGCGCGGGAGGGCAAGGCCGAGGAACCGAGCATCGACCCGCTGCTCGCGGTGATGGACGCCAACCCCGACCCGATCGCCATCGTCTCGCGCGGCGGGCACGTCGAGCTCTACAATCGCGCCTTCGAGGCGTTGCGGCCGGGCCGCAAGCCGGTCCGGCTCGAGGAGCTGCTGGACGCCGGCGACCTGCGCCACGTGTTCGACGTGATGAACCTGTCCTTCCTGCTCGCCGAGGGACCGGCCCGCTCGCCGAAGCCGGTGACGGCCGGGCAGGACCAGTATGCCCTGAGCGTCGGCGCGCTGCGGGAGCAGCAGCTCGCCTGCCTCGTCTTCCACAAGGTTCCGCCGGCACAGGCCGCCGCCGACGAGGCGGATGCCCCCGAGCCCGAGCCCGAGACACTGGCCATCGAGCCGCCGGCCGCCGTCGAGGCGCGCGTCGTGGCCCTGGACCAGACGGGCGCTCGTTCGGATGACGTGGAGGTGGTCGAGGTCCCGCGGGTGATCGAGGCGGAGCCGGTGATCGAGGCGGTGGCCGTGGAGACACCCGTCGGGGAGACCGCCGAGGACGAGGAGGCAGCGGCCCTTCCGGGCACGCCGCTGATGCGGGCGGTGCGCGACGTCAGGCGGCTGGTCCACGACGCGGCGGTCCTGCTCGTCTCGGACCGCGACGAGCTCGCCGAGGAGCCGGCCTCCCGCGCGGGCGACGAGGAGGTGGACCTCCTGCGCCTCGTCCTTCTCACCATCGCGACGCGCGGCGAGCCGCGCGCGGTGCTCACCGTGCGGCGCGACGGCGCGTCGATCGTGGTCGATGTCCCGGGGGCGCCGGAGCGCGCACTGGAGCGGGTCTCCGGTTCGGACCGCATCGCGACCCTCGCCGGGGTCGCGCATCGGACGGTCACGGTGGATCTGGCAGGGTCGGTGACGATTGCGCCCGCGGAGGATGTCGCGGACACGGACGTCGAGGAGAACTGA
- a CDS encoding DUF1624 domain-containing protein codes for MAVLTATTAGTDAGAEPARAAGARRRVAWLDAARGVAIVAMVLYHGSFDLLFFGYVDWPVTSHPLWRAFAAGIASTFLFLVGVSLVAAHGNGIRWRPFLKRLAWVVAGAAAVTIGTAFAMPMPIYFGILHAIALFSVLALPFVRAPVALTAAVAAVVFVLPHVWRDALFYAPWAYPFGLAPHMPVTFDYEPIFPWFAVTLLGVVAGRLVRLVPGEKPVGPVWRRIAVLGRWSFPIYLLHQPVLFGALMGIAMLTRP; via the coding sequence ATGGCGGTTCTGACCGCCACCACCGCGGGGACGGACGCCGGCGCCGAGCCCGCACGGGCCGCCGGGGCACGCCGGCGCGTCGCATGGCTCGACGCGGCGCGCGGCGTCGCGATCGTCGCCATGGTCCTCTACCACGGCTCGTTCGACCTCCTGTTCTTCGGCTACGTCGACTGGCCGGTGACGTCGCACCCGCTGTGGCGCGCCTTCGCGGCCGGGATCGCGTCGACCTTCCTGTTCCTCGTCGGTGTCAGCCTGGTCGCCGCGCATGGCAACGGAATCCGCTGGCGGCCCTTCCTGAAGCGCCTCGCATGGGTCGTCGCCGGCGCGGCGGCGGTCACCATCGGGACGGCCTTCGCGATGCCGATGCCGATCTACTTCGGCATCCTGCACGCCATCGCCCTCTTCAGCGTGCTGGCGCTGCCGTTCGTGCGCGCGCCCGTGGCCCTGACGGCGGCCGTCGCGGCCGTCGTCTTCGTGCTTCCGCACGTATGGCGCGACGCGCTCTTCTACGCCCCGTGGGCCTACCCGTTCGGCCTCGCCCCGCACATGCCGGTGACGTTCGACTACGAACCGATCTTCCCCTGGTTCGCGGTGACGCTTCTCGGCGTGGTGGCGGGACGCCTCGTGCGGCTGGTGCCGGGCGAGAAGCCCGTCGGGCCGGTCTGGCGCAGGATCGCCGTGCTGGGGCGCTGGAGCTTCCCGATCTACCTGCTACACCAACCTGTGTTGTTCGGGGCACTGATGGGGATCGCGATGCTGACCCGGCCCTGA
- a CDS encoding sulfotransferase family 2 domain-containing protein — MTASTTAPLIVHLHVPKCAGTSINTALSNHFRTRACSLANGREAAAYTETHDPAWIEANLDAIFGHLTWGALKEHARPYVYLSALRDPVDRVCSYFNYVHQTEDHPLHGLLKRELRDINLLDAAFLERNPGVNSAWSNNMSKALSGLPKIKVKDWQGASRQIVDAILDGRFVVGSLGHVTNYLRERGVVSGELPRQNVTDEAKADDFLLARPAYLTPEVLMLLHRKNVLDVRLISLVEHANRIRAARLAAAA; from the coding sequence ATGACTGCGTCGACCACCGCCCCCCTGATCGTCCATTTGCACGTTCCGAAGTGCGCGGGGACGAGCATCAACACGGCGCTCTCGAACCATTTCCGTACCCGCGCCTGCAGCCTCGCCAACGGGCGGGAGGCGGCGGCCTACACCGAGACGCACGACCCGGCGTGGATCGAGGCGAATCTCGACGCGATCTTCGGCCACCTCACCTGGGGCGCCCTGAAGGAGCACGCGCGGCCCTACGTCTATCTCTCGGCGCTGCGCGACCCGGTCGACCGGGTGTGCAGCTACTTCAACTACGTCCACCAGACCGAGGACCATCCGCTGCACGGGCTGCTGAAGCGCGAGCTGCGGGACATCAACCTCCTCGACGCGGCGTTCCTGGAGCGCAATCCGGGCGTGAACAGCGCGTGGTCGAACAACATGTCGAAGGCGCTGTCGGGCCTTCCCAAGATCAAGGTGAAGGACTGGCAGGGGGCGAGCCGCCAGATCGTCGACGCGATCCTCGACGGCCGCTTCGTCGTCGGCTCGCTGGGACATGTGACGAATTATCTGCGCGAGCGGGGCGTCGTGTCGGGCGAGCTGCCGCGGCAGAACGTGACGGACGAGGCCAAGGCGGACGACTTCTTGCTGGCCCGCCCTGCCTATCTAACGCCGGAGGTGCTGATGCTGCTGCACCGCAAGAACGTGCTCGACGTCCGCCTGATCTCGCTGGTGGAGCACGCCAACCGCATCCGCGCCGCCCGCCTCGCCGCGGCGGCCTGA
- a CDS encoding LysR family transcriptional regulator, with the protein MDWDKLRVFHSAARKGSFTHAGEELGISQSAVSRQVHALEQQVGVALFHRHARGLLLTEQGEKLFRTTSGIARELQAVEGALVDSRDRPRGVLRVTTTMGLGTTWLSSRIADFVETYPEVQLLMIFDDNELDIGMREADIAIRWRQPTQPDLVQRRLFTVHFHVYASNGYIAKYGAPGTLDELDGHRLVTFGPNPPGYLRELNWLEIAGRSADDPRPANVRISNMPAMKNAIAAGAGIGVLPDFIVERDADDLVRLDLGAEAPTYDLYFVYAEELRSSARVQAFRDFIVEKAEGWRF; encoded by the coding sequence ATGGACTGGGACAAGCTGCGGGTTTTCCATTCTGCTGCGCGCAAAGGGAGCTTCACGCACGCCGGAGAGGAACTCGGCATCAGTCAGTCGGCGGTCAGCCGTCAGGTGCATGCGCTCGAGCAACAGGTCGGCGTCGCCCTCTTCCACCGGCACGCCCGCGGGCTGCTGCTGACGGAACAGGGCGAGAAGCTCTTCCGCACGACGAGCGGCATTGCGCGTGAGCTGCAGGCGGTCGAGGGGGCGCTGGTCGACTCCCGCGACCGGCCGCGCGGCGTGCTGCGCGTGACGACCACGATGGGCCTCGGCACGACGTGGCTCTCCTCGCGCATCGCCGACTTCGTGGAGACCTACCCCGAAGTCCAGCTCCTGATGATCTTCGACGACAACGAGCTCGACATCGGCATGCGCGAGGCGGACATCGCCATCCGCTGGCGTCAGCCGACGCAGCCGGACCTCGTCCAGCGCCGCCTCTTCACGGTGCACTTCCACGTGTACGCCTCGAACGGCTACATCGCGAAGTACGGCGCGCCGGGGACGCTGGACGAGCTGGATGGCCACCGCCTGGTGACCTTCGGGCCGAACCCTCCGGGCTACCTGCGCGAGCTCAACTGGCTGGAGATCGCCGGCCGCTCGGCGGACGATCCGCGGCCGGCGAACGTGCGCATCTCCAACATGCCGGCGATGAAGAACGCGATCGCGGCGGGCGCCGGCATCGGCGTCCTGCCGGACTTCATCGTCGAGCGCGACGCCGACGACCTGGTGCGGCTCGACCTCGGGGCCGAGGCGCCGACCTACGACCTCTACTTCGTCTATGCCGAGGAGTTGCGCTCGTCGGCCCGCGTCCAGGCCTTCCGCGACTTCATCGTGGAAAAGGCGGAGGGATGGCGGTTCTGA
- a CDS encoding ELM1/GtrOC1 family putative glycosyltransferase, with the protein MTPARAIARLPSPRPFVLALQPVYWRPRDFDMIWAPRHDRRWVDIALPPRLETITAPSAVEAADRERGAALIAARLPERRPRLVGVLVGGTTSRDRFGEAEAAALGAALAAFAARHGCALAVTASRRTGAAQTAVLRAALAATPHTFVDAGDDDASLAYAGILELSDALIVTADSVAMLSDAATTGKPILGWRIGRGKARFEKFYSSLIAYGAMRWFAGDFPQWSYIPLDSAGVIAEALRSRLGLSNVAAQHK; encoded by the coding sequence TTGACCCCTGCCCGGGCCATCGCCCGGCTGCCGTCGCCGCGGCCCTTCGTCCTCGCCCTGCAGCCGGTTTACTGGCGCCCGCGCGACTTCGACATGATCTGGGCGCCGCGGCACGACCGCCGCTGGGTAGACATCGCATTGCCGCCGCGGCTCGAGACGATCACCGCCCCCTCCGCCGTCGAGGCGGCGGACCGAGAGCGCGGCGCCGCCCTCATCGCGGCGCGGCTGCCGGAGCGGCGACCGCGCCTCGTCGGCGTCCTCGTCGGCGGCACGACGTCGCGCGACCGGTTCGGCGAGGCCGAGGCGGCAGCGCTCGGCGCGGCGCTCGCGGCGTTCGCCGCACGGCACGGGTGCGCCCTCGCCGTCACGGCGTCGCGCCGCACCGGGGCGGCGCAGACCGCCGTCCTGCGGGCCGCCCTCGCCGCGACGCCTCATACTTTCGTCGACGCCGGCGACGACGACGCCTCGCTGGCCTACGCGGGAATCCTCGAACTTTCCGATGCACTTATCGTCACGGCGGACTCCGTCGCGATGCTGAGCGACGCCGCGACGACGGGAAAACCCATCCTCGGATGGCGAATCGGTCGTGGAAAAGCGAGATTCGAAAAATTCTACAGCAGCCTGATCGCGTACGGTGCGATGCGCTGGTTTGCTGGGGATTTCCCCCAATGGTCCTATATTCCGTTGGATTCGGCCGGCGTGATCGCTGAGGCGTTGCGGTCCCGGCTGGGGTTGTCCAATGTTGCAGCGCAGCACAAATAG
- a CDS encoding helix-turn-helix transcriptional regulator — MNTPALALDFVERQSIERTEFFTDWKRPQGFGVGGIAVNVARSSRHILCASVELSDRQEELYAGSLSLLLERLVPHLKTLAELNGQSWSRGIHATVDTMQTGVLVLSHLGQVLHMNSAADRLLSATSLSIDAKGTLRGRTPEAEGIVDAAIGEVVAGRVAARTVRLRDLGYLGDISLTVSGIPEVAGRPPLWSLSPLSSPAAVVYLAADHERARTIVPRVMAAYGLSEDEAFMAFFIYCGTKLDQIAKVTGQSAYDAQVTIDRVMKKMDAPRYADVVRRVARFAAAV, encoded by the coding sequence TTGAATACTCCAGCCCTCGCGCTGGACTTCGTCGAGCGTCAGAGCATTGAACGGACGGAGTTTTTCACCGACTGGAAGCGGCCGCAGGGGTTCGGGGTCGGCGGGATCGCCGTCAACGTGGCGCGCAGCAGCCGCCACATCCTGTGCGCGTCGGTCGAACTCAGCGACCGGCAGGAGGAGCTTTATGCCGGCTCGCTGTCGCTGCTGCTCGAGCGGCTGGTGCCGCACCTCAAGACCCTCGCCGAACTGAACGGCCAGTCCTGGTCGCGCGGGATCCACGCCACCGTCGACACGATGCAGACCGGCGTGCTGGTGCTGTCCCACCTCGGCCAGGTGCTGCACATGAACTCGGCCGCCGACCGCCTCCTCAGCGCGACGAGCCTGTCGATCGACGCCAAGGGCACCTTGCGCGGGCGCACGCCCGAGGCCGAGGGGATCGTCGACGCCGCGATCGGCGAGGTGGTCGCCGGCCGCGTCGCCGCGCGCACCGTCCGGCTGCGGGACCTCGGCTACCTGGGCGACATCTCGCTGACGGTGTCCGGCATCCCCGAGGTCGCGGGCCGGCCGCCGCTCTGGTCGCTGTCGCCGCTCAGCTCGCCCGCCGCGGTGGTCTACCTCGCCGCCGACCACGAGCGCGCCCGCACCATCGTCCCGCGCGTGATGGCCGCCTACGGGCTCAGCGAGGACGAGGCGTTCATGGCGTTCTTCATCTACTGCGGCACCAAGCTCGATCAGATCGCCAAGGTGACGGGACAGAGCGCCTACGACGCGCAGGTGACCATCGACCGGGTGATGAAGAAGATGGACGCGCCGCGCTATGCCGACGTCGTCCGCCGCGTGGCCCGGTTCGCCGCGGCGGTCTGA